The following proteins are encoded in a genomic region of Microcoleus sp. FACHB-68:
- a CDS encoding S8 family serine peptidase, whose protein sequence is MLDSEISIGTQFSSGLIDTPPDENFFRLSDPGSGSAILNKNGDFLDTSAGMSPEAMPDEALVIGSDATVSVLSAGINEKDSTVAATNALDTITGELSSVETSASELSELKLEDADKIFDADCYAAMNPDLGKAGITTPQQLYEHFKDAGLNEGRDFSPLLNLNFYRVCNPDLVEAGITSNQQLYEHWQKHGIAEGRSCSPFVDLKYYLKNNPDLAEVFGEDTKLALDHLQNYGVGEGRNFSPWVNLKYYLENNPDLVEAFGENYKLALEHLQQYGVTEGRKFSPAVDLDFYLNNNADLAAAFGNNKMLAFEHWQKHGFAEGRKCCPNSADMLSGEFLGGNGVRVPVNLGNSADLGNESATPAISGDAEDNSTVPVTSSDVEDNPTVPAISGDAEDDPTVPVTSSDVKDNPTVSAISGDAEDNSTVPVTSTQVEDDATVPVTSSDVEDNPTVPVTESNSSTDINEGNATPPATETPVGEKLTPTVTPPKTLSGLEAEPTPPMELPENAGGKNSKKNPSPKHFQFKTTKEEYLNGETVRLNDAWAFDASGAGDLERVEFSLRRKDNKECQEVENATNFLTSSKDDRWGWLNYQISGLAPGEYQLKGVAYDKAGGKSNTAVTSFTVSETALVTPLLGFIDSGFAAKSPDLDYSRLVLGKDWVDGDDNPLIEAGEGNEHGTFMLGLVAAIQNNGTGIYGMNDHAKLWLGRAIGSGKWAESLMEFVDYAKQTGQSNAIVNLSLDLTQVEADGSIKTRYEFTPREREALEYARQNGVLIVAAAGNDGDVMSVLGQASQEFDNIITAGAANGIERAAYSSYGDGLDILAEGGSISEPVTSTVGDDVGNMAGTSVAAAQVTGAASLLWEANTELNYRQVIEVLKSSATDLNVAGWDKETGAGLLNTEKAVEVAKLTMPEEYMPTAFLTPDTWQGEGEVSPSERAVEFNYSITNESFSGSVAPIGAPYYGVSYRRSPEFEDRWGEGIAAESNTLLEFDAWTWGEVGQDFWYNNDDALWYRLKDTDYWVPSVYINGYPPSQPSLLPPSNLTSTGSNEVSIFSGTVIATIGAIVRDEATISSAEVGSRNYRDTVEFDAWKIGDYVDYSDSLGTASDRWYRIAGTDDWISAAIIDGVPGSQGADNNNSSSPTISSIAQQYQMGNPTSDVILYSGNISYQLFDKGSVVSSQHGIFPLYGGIRQEYLNTGGLNGPLGAPTSAETGIGNGVTQQTFEGGYIIWNGSTATAYYQGDLPNVIPPTNTPSTILTAQDFGNWSNWAEYTSRNPFPSPGQNCTWYAHGRMMQLGYSEYALDSMLGDAGTWDDTAARGATVTYTPQVPCIAVWDPYTGGAVQWGHVAVVEQINPDGSILISESNWNNTAYGTRTLYQNTLSWPSKFITVPKA, encoded by the coding sequence ATGTTGGATTCTGAAATTTCAATCGGCACTCAATTCAGCAGTGGTTTGATAGATACTCCTCCTGATGAGAATTTCTTCAGGTTGAGCGATCCGGGCAGTGGCAGTGCAATTTTAAACAAGAATGGAGATTTTCTGGATACTTCTGCCGGCATGAGTCCAGAAGCAATGCCAGATGAAGCATTGGTTATCGGCAGCGATGCGACAGTGTCAGTTTTGTCAGCCGGCATCAATGAGAAAGATAGCACGGTTGCAGCCACAAATGCTCTGGATACCATCACCGGCGAGTTATCTTCTGTTGAAACAAGCGCCAGTGAACTCTCGGAATTAAAATTAGAAGACGCTGACAAAATATTTGATGCAGATTGTTATGCAGCGATGAATCCAGATTTGGGGAAAGCCGGCATAACGACGCCTCAGCAACTCTACGAACATTTTAAGGATGCCGGTTTAAATGAAGGGCGAGATTTCTCACCGTTGCTGAATCTGAACTTTTATCGAGTGTGCAACCCCGATTTAGTGGAAGCCGGCATAACAAGTAATCAGCAGTTATATGAACATTGGCAAAAACACGGCATCGCTGAAGGACGCAGTTGTTCGCCGTTTGTCGATCTTAAGTATTATTTGAAAAATAATCCAGATTTAGCCGAAGTGTTTGGAGAAGACACCAAGCTAGCATTGGATCATTTGCAAAACTACGGCGTAGGGGAAGGACGCAATTTTTCGCCGTGGGTAAATCTCAAATATTATTTAGAAAATAACCCAGATTTAGTAGAAGCATTTGGAGAAAACTACAAGCTAGCACTTGAGCATTTGCAACAATATGGCGTTACGGAAGGACGCAAATTTTCACCGGCAGTTGATTTAGACTTTTATTTAAATAACAATGCCGATTTAGCTGCCGCTTTTGGAAACAACAAAATGCTGGCTTTTGAGCATTGGCAAAAACATGGATTTGCTGAGGGACGTAAATGCTGCCCAAATAGTGCAGATATGCTTTCAGGTGAATTTTTGGGAGGTAATGGGGTTCGGGTGCCGGTGAATTTGGGTAATTCAGCAGATTTAGGAAATGAGTCTGCTACACCGGCAATTTCTGGGGATGCTGAAGATAATTCAACAGTGCCCGTAACTTCTAGCGATGTTGAAGATAATCCAACAGTGCCGGCAATTTCTGGGGATGCTGAAGATGATCCAACAGTGCCGGTAACTTCTAGCGATGTTAAAGATAATCCAACAGTGTCGGCAATTTCTGGGGATGCTGAAGATAATTCAACAGTGCCGGTAACTTCTACCCAGGTTGAAGATGATGCAACAGTGCCGGTGACTTCTAGCGATGTTGAAGATAATCCAACAGTGCCGGTAACTGAGTCTAATTCATCAACTGATATCAATGAAGGCAATGCAACGCCGCCGGCAACTGAAACTCCTGTGGGAGAGAAGCTGACACCCACCGTGACACCACCGAAAACCTTATCTGGGTTAGAAGCGGAACCGACGCCACCGATGGAGTTGCCAGAGAATGCCGGTGGGAAGAATTCTAAGAAAAACCCATCACCAAAACATTTCCAATTTAAGACGACGAAGGAAGAATATTTAAACGGAGAAACTGTTCGATTAAATGATGCGTGGGCATTTGATGCCAGTGGTGCCGGCGATTTAGAGCGGGTAGAATTTTCTCTGCGTCGTAAAGATAATAAAGAATGTCAGGAAGTTGAAAATGCTACCAATTTTTTAACGTCTAGCAAAGATGATCGCTGGGGCTGGTTAAATTATCAAATCAGTGGATTAGCGCCCGGTGAATATCAATTAAAAGGTGTTGCCTACGACAAAGCCGGTGGGAAGAGTAACACCGCAGTTACGAGTTTTACAGTCAGCGAAACAGCGCTTGTAACGCCGTTGCTTGGCTTTATTGATTCTGGATTTGCTGCAAAAAGCCCTGATCTTGACTACTCTCGCCTCGTTTTAGGGAAAGACTGGGTTGATGGTGATGATAACCCCTTAATTGAAGCTGGAGAAGGCAACGAACACGGCACATTTATGTTAGGACTAGTTGCCGCGATTCAAAATAATGGCACCGGCATTTATGGGATGAATGACCATGCAAAATTATGGTTAGGGCGTGCCATTGGTTCTGGCAAGTGGGCAGAATCTTTAATGGAATTTGTCGATTATGCTAAGCAAACCGGACAATCCAACGCGATCGTCAATTTAAGTTTGGATTTAACTCAGGTTGAAGCAGATGGCAGTATCAAAACCCGCTACGAATTTACACCTCGTGAACGAGAAGCGCTGGAATATGCACGACAAAATGGGGTTTTGATTGTAGCGGCTGCCGGCAATGATGGGGATGTCATGTCAGTTTTGGGACAAGCTTCCCAAGAGTTTGACAATATTATTACTGCCGGTGCGGCGAATGGAATTGAGCGGGCGGCTTATTCCAGCTATGGCGACGGCTTGGATATCTTAGCCGAAGGAGGGAGTATAAGCGAGCCGGTGACATCCACTGTCGGTGATGATGTCGGAAACATGGCAGGAACCTCCGTTGCCGCCGCACAAGTCACAGGTGCCGCATCTCTACTGTGGGAGGCAAATACTGAATTAAATTACCGGCAAGTGATTGAGGTTCTCAAGTCGAGTGCAACTGATTTGAATGTTGCCGGTTGGGATAAGGAGACGGGTGCCGGTTTACTCAATACAGAAAAGGCGGTGGAAGTTGCGAAGTTGACGATGCCGGAAGAGTATATGCCGACAGCTTTCTTAACCCCTGATACTTGGCAGGGTGAGGGGGAAGTTAGTCCGTCTGAACGAGCAGTGGAGTTTAATTATTCCATTACCAATGAATCTTTTAGTGGGAGTGTTGCACCCATTGGCGCACCCTACTATGGCGTCTCTTACCGCCGATCTCCTGAATTTGAGGACAGGTGGGGAGAGGGAATTGCTGCAGAGAGTAATACACTACTTGAATTTGATGCTTGGACTTGGGGTGAAGTTGGCCAAGACTTTTGGTATAACAACGACGATGCCTTATGGTATCGCCTAAAAGATACAGATTACTGGGTTCCTAGCGTCTATATCAACGGTTATCCACCTAGTCAACCCTCGTTATTACCTCCAAGTAATCTAACTTCAACAGGAAGCAATGAAGTTTCAATATTTTCTGGCACTGTTATTGCCACAATCGGTGCAATTGTTCGTGATGAAGCAACCATAAGTTCCGCAGAAGTTGGGTCTCGGAATTACAGAGATACAGTGGAGTTTGATGCTTGGAAAATTGGAGATTATGTTGACTACAGTGATTCTTTAGGAACTGCAAGTGATCGCTGGTATCGGATTGCTGGCACAGATGATTGGATTTCGGCTGCAATTATTGATGGCGTGCCTGGATCTCAGGGGGCTGATAATAACAATTCATCTAGTCCAACAATCAGTTCTATCGCCCAACAGTATCAAATGGGAAATCCTACATCTGATGTCATCCTTTATTCAGGTAACATCAGCTATCAACTTTTTGATAAAGGCTCGGTTGTCAGCAGCCAGCATGGCATCTTCCCACTTTACGGGGGTATTCGTCAGGAATACTTGAATACAGGAGGACTAAATGGCCCTCTGGGTGCTCCGACGAGTGCAGAAACTGGTATAGGGAATGGAGTTACCCAGCAAACTTTTGAGGGTGGATACATCATTTGGAATGGTTCAACGGCTACGGCTTATTACCAAGGGGATTTACCAAACGTTATACCTCCAACTAACACCCCTTCAACTATCCTTACAGCACAAGACTTTGGCAATTGGTCGAACTGGGCTGAGTACACTTCTCGTAATCCTTTTCCCTCTCCCGGTCAAAATTGTACTTGGTACGCTCATGGTCGAATGATGCAGTTAGGCTATAGCGAATATGCTTTAGATAGTATGTTAGGGGATGCCGGTACATGGGACGATACTGCGGCACGTGGCGCTACTGTAACATATACCCCTCAAGTTCCCTGTATTGCGGTATGGGATCCTTATACTGGAGGAGCGGTGCAATGGGGTCATGTTGCTGTGGTTGAGCAAATTAACCCAGATGGATCAATTTTAATTTCTGAATCCAATTGGAATAACACAGCCTACGGCACTCGCACACTCTATCAGAACACATTGTCATGGCCTAGCAAGTTCATTACAGTGCCCAAAGCTTAA
- a CDS encoding pentapeptide repeat-containing protein: MNIEEILKQYATGARNFTKANLRKADLGEADLKGINLSEADLSGANLRNANLTGAILRGAKLAKADLRRANLSGADMTEAVLVVANLSWAELIGTNLSKADLRAARLREANLVGANLSRANLRQADLHGANLCEVKLRRANLRGADLIGANLAKVDLGGADLIEAGLIRANLNEAILSAADLSQANLLGANLHGVNLTGADLSGATMPDGSIHP; this comes from the coding sequence ATGAACATTGAGGAAATTCTGAAGCAATACGCCACAGGAGCCAGAAATTTTACGAAAGCTAACCTGCGGAAGGCTGACTTGGGTGAAGCTGACTTGAAAGGGATCAACTTGAGTGAAGCTGATCTCAGTGGGGCAAACCTACGCAACGCCAACCTCACCGGCGCAATTTTAAGAGGAGCTAAACTTGCAAAAGCCGATTTGAGGAGAGCCAACCTTTCAGGCGCGGATATGACGGAGGCAGTGCTGGTTGTGGCGAACTTGAGTTGGGCAGAACTCATTGGCACAAACTTAAGCAAGGCAGACTTAAGAGCAGCCAGACTGCGAGAAGCAAACCTGGTGGGAGCCAATTTATCGAGAGCCAATTTGCGACAGGCAGATTTGCATGGCGCTAACTTGTGCGAAGTTAAACTCCGCCGTGCCAACCTCAGAGGAGCCGATCTGATTGGAGCCAATTTGGCTAAAGTAGACTTAGGTGGAGCAGATTTGATAGAAGCCGGCCTGATCCGAGCCAATCTTAACGAAGCCATCTTAAGCGCCGCAGATTTAAGTCAAGCCAACCTACTGGGTGCAAATTTACACGGCGTCAACTTAACCGGCGCAGATTTAAGTGGGGCAACCATGCCGGATGGCAGCATCCACCCTTAA
- a CDS encoding YdcF family protein: protein MFSLLTQALLWLLVLTFLWYVLQRLVPKNYLAVLGFVILVLALILPFFYPAAPLSGSAWSILSLPLKPLGLSLLLLLLSKKGKKANLVIWAMVILVLSSNPWISRYLERQVASAGVSTAQLCNAPASVRTAGTVVLLGRGVTEAYQPYGTQIPQVDTNERILAAAAEYRQQARFGVRPLMIVSAGKQAVGTTKQTETEYIRTMLGNMGVPEVTEYNSVSVHDSAVNIKRILNERRVNQNDRVVVVASPIDVGRAQLTYQKQGLNAISSASNLEEIICDPAQRLLTLADFIPSAEALLRSTRAINEFFTLIYYFMRGWLNLS, encoded by the coding sequence ATGTTTTCTTTACTAACCCAAGCGCTGCTATGGCTGCTGGTTCTCACCTTTTTGTGGTATGTCTTGCAGCGATTAGTGCCGAAAAACTATTTGGCTGTGTTGGGCTTCGTAATATTGGTGCTCGCCCTGATACTGCCATTTTTCTACCCAGCTGCTCCATTGAGTGGCAGTGCTTGGAGCATTTTGTCGTTACCGCTGAAGCCGCTGGGTCTGTCTCTGTTGCTGTTGCTGCTAAGTAAGAAGGGAAAAAAGGCGAATTTAGTCATTTGGGCTATGGTGATTTTGGTGTTGTCGAGCAACCCTTGGATCTCTCGGTATTTAGAGCGCCAAGTAGCTTCAGCCGGCGTATCAACGGCTCAACTTTGTAATGCGCCGGCCAGTGTGCGAACAGCCGGCACAGTTGTACTGTTGGGTCGAGGCGTAACCGAGGCGTATCAACCCTACGGGACTCAAATTCCCCAGGTAGATACGAACGAACGCATTCTGGCAGCCGCTGCCGAATATCGGCAGCAAGCCAGGTTTGGCGTTCGTCCCCTCATGATCGTCAGCGCCGGCAAGCAGGCAGTGGGGACGACCAAGCAAACTGAAACAGAATATATCAGGACTATGCTTGGAAATATGGGCGTCCCGGAAGTTACGGAATACAATAGTGTGAGCGTTCACGACAGCGCAGTTAACATCAAACGAATCTTGAACGAGAGACGAGTCAATCAGAATGATCGAGTCGTTGTGGTTGCCTCTCCCATTGATGTCGGTCGTGCCCAGCTGACGTATCAAAAGCAGGGGCTAAACGCAATTTCTAGCGCCAGTAACTTGGAAGAAATCATCTGCGACCCTGCACAAAGACTTTTGACGCTAGCAGACTTTATACCTTCTGCGGAAGCGCTGCTGCGCTCTACACGAGCCATTAATGAATTTTTCACGTTAATTTACTACTTTATGCGCGGCTGGCTGAACCTGAGCTAG
- a CDS encoding pentapeptide repeat-containing protein, whose translation MEVSHLLRLYDAGERDFAGVNLQGANLSEVTLIGVNLTGANLMGANLSRAFLTKANLSDTFLNWADLSFVKLSEGNLADADLTKANLNGAFLVKSDLSKAKLSGANLTGVNLRGANLQRVNLCSANLTDINLRGANLSRANLNWANLSGARLSGAILDGAFLNGVNLSKAFLNGIELNGVDLNGVDLREAKLSGINLQDANLMASNLSAAKLRGGSLTGANLAGSDLSKALLSKANLNWSNLTNADLSGADLSEAHLLGAKIEGADFTGVTLPESTRRYLCLIAAGTTTWTRKETRETLSC comes from the coding sequence ATGGAAGTCAGTCATCTACTTAGGCTCTACGATGCGGGAGAGAGGGACTTTGCCGGTGTCAACTTGCAAGGGGCAAACCTGAGTGAGGTAACTTTGATCGGGGTTAACCTCACAGGTGCCAATCTCATGGGAGCCAATCTCAGTCGCGCTTTCCTGACAAAGGCAAATCTGAGTGATACCTTTCTCAACTGGGCAGATTTAAGTTTTGTTAAACTCAGCGAAGGCAATCTGGCTGATGCTGACTTGACTAAGGCTAACCTCAACGGCGCTTTTTTGGTGAAATCAGATTTATCTAAAGCCAAGCTTAGCGGTGCTAATCTCACCGGCGTTAATCTGCGCGGTGCCAATCTGCAACGTGTAAATTTATGTAGCGCCAATCTCACCGATATTAATCTGCGGGGAGCTAACCTTAGCCGAGCCAATTTGAATTGGGCAAATTTGTCAGGTGCAAGGCTCAGCGGGGCGATCCTTGATGGAGCGTTTTTAAATGGGGTGAATCTCAGTAAAGCTTTTTTGAATGGGATTGAACTCAATGGCGTCGATCTTAACGGCGTCGATTTGAGGGAAGCCAAACTGAGTGGCATCAACCTGCAAGACGCAAATTTAATGGCTTCAAATCTCAGCGCCGCAAAGCTTCGGGGCGGCAGCTTAACCGGGGCAAATTTGGCCGGCTCCGACTTGAGTAAGGCACTGTTGAGCAAAGCCAATCTAAATTGGAGCAATCTCACAAACGCAGATTTAAGCGGTGCCGATCTCAGTGAAGCGCATTTATTAGGGGCAAAAATCGAGGGAGCTGACTTTACCGGCGTCACGCTCCCTGAATCAACCCGCCGGTATCTCTGCTTAATTGCCGCCGGCACCACTACTTGGACGCGCAAAGAAACGAGGGAAACGCTGAGTTGTTAG
- the pap gene encoding polyphosphate:AMP phosphotransferase, which yields MLDTLDLNQSLDKDTYKTQIEALMRELRQLQQACWEKKLPTIVVLEGWAAAGKGSLVKKMVEYMDPRGFVVHPIWPATEQERQYPFLWRFWQKLPARGSIGFFYHSWYTHVLEDRLFGRLPETEVHSAMSQINAFERQLMDDGATVVKFWIHVSKKELKSRLKKAGADELKAWRVRPEDWQQANRYPEYAAFAEEMVSRTSTGIAPWTLVEGDCQRWARVKVLTKMVTSLREALDRLQSQALPPVRDPQEQLDATEPDFLGQTDLSVSLDKKDYKKQLRKEQLQLRKLQLSIHENQVPVLVLFEGWDAAGKGGAIKRLTDVLDPRSYIVSAFAAPTDEEKAHHYLWRFWRRLPTAGTIGIFDRSWYGRVLVERVEGFATEPEWRRAYQEIIEFEEQLTSAGCVLVKFWLHISPEEQLKRFQEREENAFKQHKLTAEDWRNREKWPLYNVAVNQMIGRTSTPTAPWTVVAGNDKYFARVKVIQTVTEAIRTELKRR from the coding sequence ATGTTAGACACCCTAGATTTAAACCAATCTTTAGATAAAGACACCTACAAAACTCAGATTGAAGCCCTGATGCGGGAACTGCGGCAACTGCAACAGGCGTGTTGGGAAAAAAAATTGCCGACGATCGTCGTCTTGGAAGGCTGGGCGGCGGCGGGTAAAGGTTCGCTGGTGAAGAAAATGGTGGAATACATGGACCCGCGCGGGTTTGTGGTTCACCCAATTTGGCCGGCCACTGAACAAGAACGACAGTACCCGTTTCTGTGGCGATTTTGGCAAAAACTGCCGGCGCGTGGCAGCATTGGTTTTTTCTATCACAGTTGGTACACTCACGTCTTAGAAGACCGGCTTTTTGGGCGTTTGCCCGAAACAGAGGTTCACTCAGCAATGAGTCAAATTAACGCATTCGAGCGCCAACTCATGGATGATGGCGCGACGGTTGTTAAATTTTGGATTCATGTAAGCAAGAAAGAATTAAAAAGCCGGCTCAAAAAAGCCGGTGCTGATGAATTGAAAGCATGGCGGGTACGCCCAGAAGACTGGCAGCAAGCCAACCGTTATCCAGAATACGCAGCTTTTGCTGAAGAAATGGTGAGCCGCACCAGCACCGGCATCGCCCCTTGGACACTGGTAGAGGGAGACTGTCAGCGCTGGGCACGAGTTAAAGTTTTAACGAAAATGGTAACAAGCCTCAGAGAAGCACTCGACCGGCTACAAAGTCAAGCGCTGCCACCTGTCAGAGATCCACAAGAACAGTTAGACGCGACTGAACCGGATTTCTTAGGGCAAACTGATCTGAGTGTCAGCCTTGACAAAAAAGATTACAAAAAGCAGTTACGCAAAGAACAACTGCAACTGCGAAAACTTCAACTGAGCATTCACGAAAATCAAGTGCCGGTGCTGGTGTTGTTTGAAGGGTGGGATGCTGCCGGCAAAGGAGGAGCGATTAAACGCTTAACCGATGTGCTCGATCCTCGCAGTTATATTGTCAGCGCCTTTGCCGCCCCCACAGATGAAGAAAAAGCCCATCACTATCTCTGGCGGTTTTGGCGCAGGTTGCCCACCGCCGGCACCATTGGCATTTTTGATCGCAGTTGGTACGGGCGAGTGCTGGTTGAGCGTGTTGAAGGATTTGCCACCGAACCTGAATGGCGTCGCGCCTACCAAGAAATTATCGAGTTTGAGGAGCAACTAACCAGCGCCGGCTGCGTGTTGGTAAAGTTCTGGCTGCACATTAGCCCAGAAGAACAATTAAAGCGCTTTCAAGAACGCGAAGAAAATGCCTTTAAGCAACACAAACTCACCGCAGAAGATTGGCGAAATCGGGAGAAATGGCCGCTTTACAATGTGGCAGTCAATCAGATGATTGGGCGTACCAGTACACCCACCGCACCTTGGACAGTGGTTGCCGGCAATGATAAATATTTCGCTCGCGTCAAAGTCATTCAAACTGTTACAGAGGCAATTCGCACTGAGCTGAAACGCCGGTGA
- a CDS encoding ABC transporter ATP-binding protein has protein sequence MARSRLQKLANYLRPHWKPAALGVLALLIVNAVGVYIPLLISNSIDQLRLSVETTERTSIQPILPYVVLILVLATVMWGIRVVSRLLLFGVGRQVEFDLKQNIFQHLLTLEPSYFATNTTGDLINRATSDVDNIRRLLGFAVLSLANTVFAYALTLPVMLSINLRLTVLAISVYPIMLILVQLFADQLRNQQLVVQEELSGLSELIQEDMSGISLIKIYAQEENERRAFAQNNNRLLNANLKLARTRTLLFPILSGLASLSLLVLLAFGAGAIAAQEITVGDFIALILYVERLVFPTALLGFTITAYQRGEVSIDRIESILTVEPKIQNSAKAIELPKPVRGTLQARGLTYTYPGAKVPALKNVSFEIAAGETVAVVGPIGSGKSTLANALPRLLDIAPGQLFLDGCDITEVRLQDLRGVMAYVPQDSFLFSTTIRNNIRYGNPLAEQPEVEYAAKQAQIEGEILNFPQQYETIVGERGITLSGGQRQRAALARALLMEVPVLILDDALSSVDNQTATDILNNLSTDIHRKTVIFISHQMSAAATADRIFVMDQGQIVEAGTHAELMQKGGLYRSLWDQQKLKELLR, from the coding sequence ATGGCTCGCTCTCGATTGCAAAAACTAGCAAATTATTTGCGGCCCCACTGGAAACCAGCGGCTTTGGGCGTTTTAGCATTGCTGATTGTTAACGCTGTGGGAGTTTATATTCCTCTGTTAATTAGCAATAGCATTGATCAACTCAGACTTAGTGTAGAAACAACCGAGCGCACGTCGATACAACCGATTTTGCCCTATGTCGTGCTGATCTTGGTACTGGCGACGGTGATGTGGGGAATTCGCGTCGTCTCGCGGCTGTTGCTGTTTGGAGTGGGCCGGCAAGTAGAATTTGATTTGAAACAAAATATTTTTCAACACCTACTGACCCTTGAACCGTCTTACTTTGCCACCAATACCACCGGCGATCTAATTAACCGCGCGACGTCTGATGTGGATAATATTCGGCGGTTGCTGGGGTTTGCCGTGTTGAGTTTGGCAAATACGGTGTTTGCCTACGCGCTGACGCTGCCGGTGATGCTGTCAATTAATCTTCGCCTGACTGTGTTGGCAATTTCAGTTTATCCCATCATGCTGATTTTGGTACAGCTATTTGCCGATCAACTCCGCAATCAACAATTAGTTGTGCAAGAAGAACTCTCAGGTTTGAGTGAGTTAATTCAGGAGGATATGAGCGGCATCTCCCTGATTAAAATTTACGCACAGGAGGAAAACGAACGCCGTGCTTTTGCCCAGAATAACAATCGGCTTTTAAACGCAAATTTGAAGCTGGCAAGAACTCGAACGTTGCTGTTTCCGATTCTTTCTGGGTTAGCGAGTTTGAGTTTGCTAGTGTTGCTAGCGTTTGGTGCAGGGGCAATTGCAGCCCAAGAAATTACGGTTGGAGATTTTATTGCTTTAATTCTTTATGTTGAGCGTTTGGTATTCCCAACGGCGCTGCTAGGTTTCACGATTACTGCTTATCAGCGAGGTGAAGTCAGTATTGATCGCATCGAGTCGATTCTTACGGTTGAGCCTAAGATTCAGAACTCTGCGAAAGCGATTGAATTACCGAAGCCGGTGCGGGGGACTTTGCAAGCACGGGGGTTGACTTATACTTATCCGGGTGCGAAAGTGCCGGCTTTAAAAAATGTCAGCTTTGAGATTGCTGCCGGCGAAACGGTGGCGGTTGTGGGTCCTATTGGTTCGGGTAAATCGACTTTGGCAAATGCCTTGCCGCGCTTGTTGGATATTGCACCCGGACAGTTATTTTTAGATGGCTGCGATATTACTGAGGTGCGATTGCAGGATTTGCGGGGGGTGATGGCTTACGTTCCGCAAGACAGTTTTTTGTTTAGCACGACGATTAGAAATAATATCCGCTATGGCAATCCTTTAGCTGAACAACCAGAGGTGGAATATGCAGCGAAACAAGCCCAAATTGAGGGAGAAATTCTCAATTTTCCCCAGCAATATGAAACGATTGTGGGTGAGCGCGGAATTACGCTATCTGGGGGGCAACGGCAGCGTGCGGCACTGGCGAGAGCTTTGTTGATGGAGGTGCCGGTGTTGATTTTGGATGATGCGCTTTCGAGTGTGGATAATCAGACGGCGACGGATATTTTAAATAATTTATCCACGGATATCCACCGCAAGACTGTGATTTTTATTTCCCATCAAATGTCCGCAGCAGCAACCGCTGATCGCATTTTTGTGATGGATCAAGGTCAGATTGTAGAAGCCGGCACTCATGCTGAGTTGATGCAAAAAGGGGGTTTATATCGCTCACTTTGGGATCAGCAAAAGTTAAAGGAATTGCTGCGATAA